One window of Stenotrophomonas indicatrix genomic DNA carries:
- a CDS encoding efflux RND transporter permease subunit, whose translation MGFSTIFIRRPIATSLLMAGLLLLGILGYRKLPVSALPEIDAPSLVVTTQYPGANATTMASLVTTPLERQFGQISGLELMTSDSSAGLSTIILQFSMDRDIDIAAQDVQAAIRQATLPSSLPYQPVYNRVNPADAAIVTLKLTSDTRPLRDVNNYADSILAQRLSQVQGVGLVSIAGNVRPAVRIQVNPAQLSNMGLTLEELRSALTQANVNAPKGSLNGKTQSYSIGTNDQLTSAAEYRDTIISYKNGRPVRLSDVAEVIDGVENDQLAAWADGKPAVLLEVRRQPGANIVQTVERIRALLPQLQGVLPADVHLEVFSDRTETIRASVHEVQFTLILTIGLVVAVIFVFLRRFWATIIPSVAVPLSLAGTFAVMAFTGMSLDNLSLMALVVATGFVVDDAIVMIENIVRYIEQGKSGKEAAEIGARQIGFTVLSLTVSLVAVFLPLLLMPGVTGRLFHEFAWVLSIAVVLSMLISLTLTPMMCAYLLKPDALPEGEDAHERAAAAGKQNLWTRTVGLYERSLDWVLEHQPLTLAVAAAALVLTVLLYVLIPKGLLPEQDTGLITAVVQADQNIAFPQMEQRTKQVAEALRKDPDVTGVSAFIGAGSMNPTLNQGQLSIVLKERGERDGLDEILPRLQKSVAGIPGVALYLKPVQDVTLDTRVAATEYQYSLSDVDSAEVALQANRLTQALRQRPELADVDNNLSNQGRALELNIDRDKASVLGVPMQTIDDTLYDAFGQRQISTIFTELNQYRVVLEVAPQFRTSTALMEQLAVASNGAGALTGTNATSFGQVTSSNSSTATGIGAQNTGITVGAGSIIPLSALAEAKVSSAPLLVSHQQQLPAVTVSFNVAPGYSLSDAVKAIEETKASLDMPAHVHAQFIGKAAEFTGSQTDVVWLLLASLVVIYIVLGVLYESYIHPITIISTLPPAGVGALLALMVCGLSLSVDGIVGIVLLIGIVKKNGIMMVDFAIEARRTGANAREAIRRACLLRFRPIMMTTAAAMLGALPLALGTGIGSELRRPLGIAIVGGLLLSQLVTLYTTPVIYLYMERFSEWLARRREQRALRDGTVQEPQA comes from the coding sequence GTGGGCTTTTCGACGATCTTCATCCGCCGCCCGATTGCCACCTCGCTGTTGATGGCGGGCTTGTTGCTTCTGGGCATCCTCGGTTACCGCAAGCTGCCGGTGTCGGCGCTGCCGGAAATCGATGCGCCCAGCCTGGTGGTGACCACCCAGTACCCCGGTGCCAACGCCACCACCATGGCCTCGCTGGTGACCACGCCGCTGGAGCGCCAGTTCGGGCAGATCTCCGGGCTGGAACTGATGACCTCCGATTCGTCGGCGGGGTTGTCCACGATCATCCTGCAGTTCTCGATGGACCGCGACATTGACATCGCCGCACAGGACGTGCAGGCGGCGATCCGCCAGGCCACCCTGCCTTCGTCGCTGCCGTACCAGCCGGTCTACAACCGGGTGAATCCGGCCGACGCGGCCATCGTCACCCTCAAGCTGACCTCCGATACGCGGCCGCTGCGCGACGTCAACAACTACGCTGACTCGATCCTCGCCCAGCGCCTGTCGCAGGTGCAGGGCGTGGGCCTGGTGTCGATCGCCGGCAACGTGCGTCCGGCCGTGCGCATCCAGGTCAATCCGGCGCAGCTGTCCAACATGGGCCTGACCCTGGAAGAGCTGCGCAGCGCGCTCACCCAGGCCAACGTCAATGCGCCGAAGGGCTCGCTGAACGGCAAGACCCAGTCCTACAGCATCGGCACCAACGACCAGCTGACCAGCGCCGCCGAGTACCGCGACACCATCATCAGCTACAAGAACGGCCGCCCGGTGCGGCTGTCCGACGTGGCCGAAGTGATCGATGGCGTGGAGAACGACCAGCTCGCCGCATGGGCCGACGGCAAGCCGGCGGTGCTGCTGGAAGTGCGCCGCCAGCCGGGCGCCAACATCGTGCAGACCGTCGAGCGCATCCGCGCACTGCTGCCGCAGCTGCAGGGCGTGCTGCCGGCCGATGTGCACCTGGAAGTGTTCTCTGATCGCACCGAAACCATCCGCGCGTCGGTGCATGAAGTGCAGTTCACCCTGATCCTGACCATCGGCCTGGTGGTGGCGGTGATCTTCGTATTCCTGCGCCGTTTCTGGGCCACGATCATTCCCTCGGTGGCGGTGCCGTTGTCGCTGGCCGGCACTTTCGCGGTGATGGCCTTTACCGGCATGTCGCTGGACAACCTCTCGCTGATGGCGCTGGTGGTGGCCACCGGCTTCGTGGTCGACGATGCGATCGTGATGATCGAGAACATCGTGCGCTACATCGAACAAGGCAAGAGCGGCAAGGAAGCGGCCGAGATCGGTGCGCGCCAGATCGGTTTCACCGTGCTGTCGCTGACGGTTTCGCTGGTGGCGGTGTTCCTGCCGCTGCTGCTGATGCCCGGCGTCACCGGCCGCCTGTTCCACGAGTTCGCCTGGGTGCTGAGCATCGCCGTGGTGCTGTCGATGCTGATCTCGCTGACGCTCACCCCGATGATGTGCGCCTACCTGCTCAAGCCCGATGCGCTGCCCGAGGGCGAGGACGCGCACGAACGTGCCGCCGCGGCCGGCAAGCAGAACCTGTGGACGCGCACCGTCGGCCTGTACGAGCGCAGTCTGGACTGGGTGCTGGAACACCAGCCCCTCACCTTGGCCGTGGCCGCTGCCGCGCTGGTGCTGACCGTGCTGCTGTACGTGCTGATCCCCAAGGGACTGCTGCCCGAACAGGACACCGGCCTGATCACCGCCGTGGTCCAGGCCGACCAGAACATCGCGTTCCCGCAGATGGAGCAGCGCACCAAGCAGGTGGCCGAAGCGCTGCGCAAGGATCCGGACGTGACCGGCGTGTCGGCCTTCATCGGCGCCGGCAGCATGAACCCCACGCTCAACCAGGGCCAGCTGTCGATCGTGCTGAAAGAGCGTGGCGAGCGCGATGGACTGGATGAGATCCTGCCGCGCCTGCAGAAGTCCGTCGCCGGCATTCCCGGCGTGGCGCTGTACCTGAAGCCGGTACAGGACGTGACCCTGGACACCCGCGTGGCCGCCACCGAGTACCAGTACTCGCTGTCGGACGTGGACAGTGCGGAGGTTGCACTGCAGGCCAACCGCCTGACCCAGGCGCTGCGCCAGCGCCCGGAACTGGCCGACGTCGACAACAACCTGTCCAACCAGGGCCGCGCACTGGAACTGAACATCGACCGCGACAAGGCCAGCGTGCTGGGCGTGCCGATGCAGACCATCGACGACACGCTCTACGATGCGTTCGGCCAGCGCCAGATCTCGACCATCTTCACCGAGCTCAACCAGTACCGCGTGGTGCTGGAAGTGGCACCGCAGTTCCGCACCAGCACTGCGCTGATGGAACAGCTGGCGGTCGCCTCCAACGGCGCTGGCGCACTGACCGGCACCAACGCGACGAGCTTCGGCCAGGTCACCTCCTCCAACTCGTCGACCGCCACCGGTATCGGTGCGCAGAACACCGGCATCACCGTCGGTGCGGGCAGCATCATCCCGCTATCGGCGCTGGCCGAAGCAAAGGTGTCCAGCGCGCCGCTGCTGGTCAGCCACCAGCAGCAGCTGCCTGCGGTGACGGTGTCGTTCAACGTCGCCCCGGGCTATTCGCTGTCCGATGCGGTCAAGGCCATCGAAGAGACCAAGGCCAGCCTGGACATGCCGGCGCATGTGCATGCGCAGTTCATCGGCAAGGCCGCCGAATTCACCGGCAGCCAGACCGACGTGGTGTGGCTGCTGCTGGCCTCGCTGGTGGTGATCTACATCGTGCTGGGCGTGCTGTACGAGAGCTACATCCACCCGATCACGATCATCTCGACCCTGCCACCGGCCGGTGTCGGCGCGCTGCTGGCACTGATGGTCTGTGGCCTGAGCCTGTCGGTGGATGGCATCGTCGGCATCGTGCTGCTGATCGGCATCGTCAAGAAGAACGGCATCATGATGGTCGACTTCGCCATCGAGGCGCGGCGCACCGGCGCCAACGCGCGCGAGGCCATCCGCCGCGCCTGCCTGCTGCGCTTCCGCCCGATCATGATGACCACCGCGGCGGCCATGCTCGGTGCGTTGCCGCTGGCGCTGGGCACCGGCATCGGCTCGGAGCTGCGTCGCCCGCTGGGCATCGCCATCGTCGGCGGCCTGCTGCTGTCGCAGCTGGTGACGCTGTACACCACGCCGGTGATCTACCTGTACATGGAGCGCTTCTCGGAATGGCTTGCACGCCGCCGTGAACAGCGCGCGCTGCGCGATGGCACGGTGCAGGAGCCGCAGGCATGA
- a CDS encoding efflux RND transporter permease subunit, translating to MNLSGPFIRRPIGTALLAIGLFMVGVICYLRLGVSALPNIEIPVIFVHASQSGADAATMASTVTAPLERHLGQLPGIDRMRSSSSEGSSLVFMIFQSDRDIDSAALDVQTAINSAQADLPSGMGSPMYQKANPNDDPVIAIALTSQTQSADELYNVADSLLAQRIRQIGGVASVDIAGASTPAVRVDVNLRLMNALGLTADDLRNAVRAANVTSPTGFLSDGNTTTAIIANDSVARAADFADLVVKTQGDGRVIRLKDIANVYDGQQDAYQAAWFDHKPAVVMYVFTRAGANIVETVDRVKAQIPALRDYLQPGTTMTPYFDRTPTIRSSLHEVQITLLISLAMVVLTMALFLRRLAPTLIAAVTVPLSLAGAALVMYVMGFTLNNLSLLALVIAIGFVVDDAIVVIENIMRHLDEGMPRMQAAFAGAREIGFTIVSITASLVAVFIPLLFASGMMGAFFREFTVTLVAAIVVSMIVSLTLTPALCSRFLSAHDHKAAPSRFGRWLDAGHERMLRIYTVFLDFSLRHALLLSLTPLILIGVTIFLFGAVKKGAFPPQDTGLIWGRANSSATVSFEDMVSRQRRITDMLMADPAVKTVGVRLGSGRQGSSAQFNVELKSRKEGRRETTAHALARLSAKADRYPDLQLRLRAIQDLPSNDGGGNSQGAQYRVSLQGNDLAALQEWLPKLQAALKKNPKLRDVGTDVDNAGLRQNIEIDRAKAARLGISVGAIDGALYGAFGQRQISTIYSDINQYSVVVNALPSQTATPSALDEVHVRARNGEMVPITAVARQAPGLAPSQITHENQYTTMDLSYNLAPGVSMGEAKAIIDSTVAGMRMPGDIRLADDAGFGFNSDSSDMLILVLAAILTVYLVLGILYESLIHPVTILSTLPAAGVGALLALFGTNTELSVISMIALVLLIGIVKKNAIMMIDFALVAQREHGLTPREAAREASIVRFRPIMMTTMVAILAAVPLAIGLGEGSELRRPLGIAMIGGLLFSQSLTLLSTPALYVIFSCLAERWKARRARRREAKLLRRAQRA from the coding sequence GTGAACCTGTCCGGCCCCTTCATCCGCCGCCCGATCGGCACCGCGCTGCTGGCCATCGGCTTGTTCATGGTCGGCGTGATCTGTTACCTGCGGCTCGGCGTGTCGGCACTGCCGAACATCGAGATCCCGGTGATCTTCGTGCACGCCAGCCAGTCCGGTGCGGACGCGGCAACCATGGCCTCCACGGTGACCGCGCCGCTGGAGCGCCACCTCGGCCAGCTGCCGGGCATCGACCGCATGCGCTCGTCGAGCTCGGAAGGCAGCTCGCTGGTGTTCATGATCTTCCAGAGCGACCGCGACATCGATTCAGCCGCGCTGGACGTACAGACGGCGATCAATTCGGCGCAGGCCGACCTGCCCTCGGGCATGGGCTCGCCGATGTACCAGAAGGCGAACCCGAACGACGACCCGGTGATCGCCATCGCGCTGACGTCGCAGACGCAGTCCGCCGATGAGCTGTACAACGTCGCCGACTCGCTGCTGGCCCAGCGCATCCGCCAGATCGGCGGCGTCGCCTCGGTGGATATCGCCGGTGCCTCGACGCCAGCGGTACGGGTGGACGTCAACCTGCGCCTGATGAACGCGCTGGGACTGACCGCCGACGACCTGCGCAATGCCGTGCGTGCAGCCAACGTGACCTCGCCCACCGGCTTCCTCAGCGATGGCAACACCACCACCGCGATCATCGCCAACGATTCGGTCGCGCGCGCCGCCGACTTCGCCGATCTGGTGGTCAAGACCCAGGGCGATGGCCGGGTGATCCGCCTGAAGGACATCGCCAACGTCTACGACGGCCAGCAGGATGCGTACCAGGCCGCGTGGTTCGACCACAAACCGGCCGTGGTGATGTATGTGTTCACCCGTGCCGGCGCCAACATCGTCGAGACCGTGGACCGGGTGAAAGCGCAGATTCCCGCGTTGCGCGATTACCTGCAGCCGGGCACCACGATGACGCCCTACTTCGACCGCACCCCGACCATCCGTTCGTCGCTGCATGAAGTGCAGATCACCCTGCTGATCAGCCTGGCGATGGTGGTGCTGACCATGGCGCTGTTCCTGCGCCGCCTGGCGCCGACGCTGATTGCCGCAGTCACCGTGCCGTTGTCACTGGCCGGTGCCGCGCTGGTGATGTACGTGATGGGCTTCACCCTGAACAACCTGAGCCTGCTGGCGCTGGTGATCGCGATCGGCTTCGTGGTCGACGATGCGATCGTGGTGATCGAGAACATCATGCGCCACCTCGACGAGGGCATGCCGCGGATGCAGGCGGCCTTCGCCGGTGCGCGCGAAATCGGCTTCACCATCGTCTCGATCACCGCCTCGCTGGTGGCGGTGTTCATCCCGCTGCTGTTCGCCAGCGGCATGATGGGCGCGTTCTTCCGCGAGTTCACCGTGACCCTGGTGGCGGCGATCGTGGTGTCGATGATCGTTTCGCTGACGCTGACCCCGGCGCTGTGCAGCCGCTTCCTCAGCGCCCACGACCACAAGGCGGCACCGTCGCGCTTCGGCCGCTGGCTCGATGCCGGTCACGAGCGGATGCTGCGCATCTACACCGTATTCCTTGATTTCTCGCTGCGCCATGCGCTGCTGCTGTCGCTGACGCCGTTGATCCTGATCGGCGTCACCATCTTCCTGTTCGGTGCGGTGAAGAAGGGTGCGTTCCCGCCACAGGACACCGGCCTGATCTGGGGCCGCGCCAACTCCAGTGCGACGGTGTCCTTCGAGGACATGGTCAGCCGCCAACGGCGCATCACCGACATGCTGATGGCCGACCCGGCGGTGAAGACCGTGGGCGTACGCCTGGGCAGTGGCCGCCAGGGCTCCAGCGCGCAGTTCAACGTCGAACTGAAGTCGCGCAAGGAAGGCCGCCGCGAAACCACAGCGCATGCATTAGCGCGGTTGAGTGCGAAGGCCGACCGCTACCCGGACCTGCAGCTGCGCCTGCGCGCGATCCAGGACCTGCCCAGCAACGATGGCGGTGGCAACAGCCAGGGCGCGCAGTACCGCGTCTCGCTGCAGGGCAACGACCTGGCCGCGCTGCAGGAATGGCTGCCCAAGCTGCAGGCGGCGTTGAAGAAGAACCCGAAGCTGCGCGATGTCGGCACCGACGTCGACAACGCCGGCCTGCGCCAGAACATCGAGATCGACCGCGCCAAGGCCGCGCGCCTGGGCATCTCGGTCGGTGCCATCGACGGTGCGCTGTACGGCGCCTTCGGCCAGCGCCAGATTTCCACCATCTACTCGGACATCAACCAGTACAGCGTGGTGGTCAACGCGCTGCCGTCGCAGACCGCCACCCCCTCGGCGCTGGACGAAGTGCATGTGCGCGCACGCAACGGCGAAATGGTGCCGATCACGGCGGTGGCCAGACAGGCGCCGGGCCTGGCGCCCTCGCAGATCACCCATGAGAACCAGTACACGACGATGGACCTGAGCTACAACCTCGCCCCCGGCGTCAGCATGGGCGAGGCCAAGGCCATCATCGACAGCACCGTGGCCGGCATGCGCATGCCCGGCGACATCCGCCTGGCCGACGACGCGGGCTTCGGCTTCAATTCCGACTCCAGCGACATGCTGATCCTGGTACTGGCGGCGATCCTCACCGTCTATCTGGTACTGGGCATCCTGTACGAAAGCCTGATCCACCCGGTGACGATCCTGTCCACCCTGCCGGCCGCCGGCGTCGGTGCGTTGCTGGCGCTGTTCGGCACCAACACCGAACTGTCGGTGATCTCGATGATCGCGCTGGTGCTGCTGATCGGCATCGTCAAGAAGAACGCGATCATGATGATCGACTTCGCCCTGGTGGCGCAGCGCGAACATGGGCTGACTCCGCGCGAGGCTGCCCGTGAAGCCAGCATCGTGCGTTTCCGGCCGATCATGATGACCACGATGGTGGCGATTCTGGCGGCGGTGCCGCTGGCGATCGGGCTGGGCGAAGGGTCGGAACTGCGTCGCCCGCTGGGCATCGCGATGATCGGTGGCCTGCTGTTCTCGCAGAGCCTGACCCTGCTCAGCACGCCTGCGCTGTACGTGATCTTCTCGTGCCTGGCCGAGCGCTGGAAGGCGCGGCGCGCGCGCAGGCGTGAGGCAAAGCTGCTCAGGCGCGCGCAGCGGGCGTAG
- a CDS encoding TonB-dependent siderophore receptor — MLPIRSPRLAVLAVALSAACTAHAEAPADARSATDLDAVKVIAERTHTEAGALGDRVLRDTPFAITAVGREQIEQRQVVSLGEAFLLDPSVTTQVSAYASGWSSPIRNRGIDLNFDSYRVNGLQVSSWGTEWPLEVMEQVDLLKGPGGFLYGFGAPGGIVNYITKKPTEVPTFSAQLGWREQGIVSGGIDVGGRFGNEQMFGYRFNAFQEKGETFNGGHIDRKVGALSLDAHLSDALTWTFDGVFQSRDLREESPQYYFRGLTSLPRPIAGDVDNSVPGTYYDTRSSLLSTALDWQINSDWKASLSYGVTTSWNDVNKIFAYIDDLNGDYDVNVYELGGKSEWKLAQALVQGSFGTGPLRHQLVAGVSHQTGLGWDRPYEFSLIGRANLYQRHDIRHDAVGSRVMSRGSETVQKAVFVSDTVDLGHGWSVLAGWRYNDFETKGAYHTYPVTPTYAVMFKPSEAVTLYASYIESLEAGGRVGNSYINAGDVLDPTISKQYEIGAKVEADRWNANVAAFRLERGANIDQLTDAGKRLVQDGITLYEGIEASADLHLSDALTVGGGVTWLDPTYDKLSPGSAAQEGNRTVGAARWSGVLHATYQLPWVEGLETYAAVRYYGDVWYDADNTLKLPDYTLVNAGVGYRLLASGHPVTLRASVENLANRRYWSNAGVGLPRTFALSVQFDM; from the coding sequence ATGTTGCCCATCCGCTCCCCCCGCCTGGCCGTGCTGGCCGTAGCGCTGTCCGCCGCCTGCACTGCACACGCCGAAGCCCCCGCCGACGCCCGCAGTGCCACCGATCTGGACGCGGTCAAGGTCATCGCCGAGCGTACCCACACCGAGGCTGGCGCCCTCGGCGATCGCGTCCTGCGTGATACCCCGTTTGCGATCACCGCGGTCGGCCGTGAGCAGATCGAACAGCGCCAGGTCGTGTCGCTGGGCGAAGCCTTCCTGCTCGACCCCTCGGTCACCACGCAGGTAAGCGCCTATGCCAGCGGCTGGAGCTCGCCGATCCGCAATCGCGGCATCGACCTGAATTTCGACAGCTACCGGGTCAACGGCCTGCAGGTCTCGTCCTGGGGCACCGAATGGCCGCTGGAAGTGATGGAACAGGTCGACCTGCTGAAGGGCCCCGGTGGGTTCCTGTACGGCTTCGGCGCGCCGGGCGGCATCGTCAACTACATCACCAAGAAGCCGACCGAGGTACCGACCTTCTCCGCCCAGCTCGGCTGGCGCGAGCAGGGCATCGTCAGCGGCGGCATCGACGTCGGTGGCCGCTTCGGCAACGAGCAGATGTTCGGCTACCGCTTCAACGCCTTCCAGGAAAAGGGCGAAACCTTCAACGGTGGCCATATCGATCGCAAGGTCGGCGCACTGTCGCTGGACGCACATCTGAGCGATGCGCTCACCTGGACCTTCGACGGCGTATTCCAGTCGCGCGACCTGCGCGAGGAATCACCGCAATACTACTTCCGTGGCCTGACGTCGCTGCCGCGGCCGATCGCTGGCGATGTCGACAACAGCGTGCCCGGCACCTACTACGACACCCGCTCCAGCCTGCTGTCCACCGCACTGGATTGGCAGATCAACAGCGACTGGAAGGCCAGCCTGAGCTATGGCGTCACCACCTCGTGGAACGACGTCAACAAGATCTTCGCCTACATCGACGACCTCAACGGCGACTACGACGTCAACGTCTACGAACTCGGCGGCAAGAGCGAGTGGAAGCTGGCGCAGGCACTGGTGCAGGGCAGCTTCGGCACCGGCCCGCTGCGGCACCAGCTGGTGGCCGGCGTCAGCCACCAGACCGGGCTGGGCTGGGATCGTCCTTACGAGTTCAGCCTGATCGGCCGCGCCAATCTGTACCAGCGCCATGACATCCGCCACGACGCAGTCGGGTCGCGGGTGATGAGCCGTGGCAGCGAAACCGTGCAGAAGGCCGTGTTCGTCAGCGATACCGTCGACCTCGGCCATGGCTGGTCGGTGCTGGCCGGCTGGCGCTACAACGACTTCGAGACCAAGGGCGCCTATCACACCTATCCGGTCACCCCGACCTACGCGGTGATGTTCAAGCCCAGCGAGGCCGTCACCCTGTATGCCAGCTACATCGAGTCGCTGGAAGCAGGCGGTCGCGTAGGCAACAGCTACATCAATGCCGGCGATGTGCTCGACCCCACCATCAGCAAGCAGTACGAGATCGGCGCCAAGGTGGAAGCGGATCGCTGGAACGCAAACGTCGCTGCGTTCCGCCTGGAGCGTGGCGCCAACATCGATCAGCTGACCGATGCAGGCAAACGCCTGGTGCAGGATGGCATCACCCTGTACGAAGGCATCGAGGCCAGCGCCGACCTGCACCTGAGCGATGCACTGACCGTTGGTGGTGGCGTGACCTGGCTGGACCCGACCTACGACAAGCTGTCACCGGGCAGCGCGGCGCAGGAAGGAAACCGCACCGTCGGTGCAGCACGCTGGAGCGGCGTGCTGCACGCCACCTACCAGCTGCCGTGGGTGGAAGGGCTGGAGACCTATGCCGCCGTGCGCTACTACGGCGATGTCTGGTACGACGCCGACAACACCCTGAAGCTGCCCGACTACACGCTCGTCAATGCCGGCGTCGGCTACCGCCTGCTGGCCTCCGGCCACCCGGTGACCCTGCGTGCCAGCGTGGAGAACCTGGCCAACCGCAGGTACTGGTCGAATGCGGGCGTCGGCCTGCCGCGCACCTTCGCGCTGAGCGTGCAGTTCGACATGTAA
- a CDS encoding efflux RND transporter periplasmic adaptor subunit yields the protein MSRVWKIVLLVVAVLVLAVVGLRVLGGGKDKAAGQEAGARQGGENPDAGPVPVTVVDAVRQDVPVYASALGTVTAMNTVTVSPQVGGQLMSLNFREGQEVKKGDVLAVIDPRTAQASYDQAVASKRQNEALLATARSNYQRSNAPEYRQFVAKTDLDTQRNQVAQYESAVAANEASMRSAQVQLQYTRVTAPITGIAGIRAVDAGNVVNAGTALVTLTQIHPIHVLFNLPERQLGDVRQAQAAGSVPVAALDRADSHVLSGDGKLDVVDNLISADSGTFKARAVFDNTDNGLWPGQFVNVRMQLRTIGGGVVIPTQAVLRGPDGEYVYVVQGDNTVKMQTVRSGVEVGDSQVQIAEGLKGGERVVSEGQFRLKPGSKVTALKPGETPAAPTEAELKAAEQKSGGGRRGGGPR from the coding sequence ATGTCACGTGTTTGGAAGATCGTGCTGCTGGTCGTGGCGGTACTGGTGCTGGCCGTGGTCGGCCTGCGCGTACTCGGTGGCGGCAAGGACAAGGCCGCAGGGCAGGAAGCAGGCGCCCGCCAGGGCGGTGAAAACCCCGATGCCGGCCCGGTGCCGGTGACCGTGGTCGATGCCGTGCGCCAGGACGTGCCGGTGTATGCCAGCGCGCTGGGCACGGTGACCGCGATGAACACCGTGACGGTCAGCCCGCAGGTGGGTGGCCAGCTGATGAGCCTCAATTTCCGCGAAGGCCAGGAAGTGAAGAAGGGCGACGTGCTGGCGGTGATCGACCCGCGCACCGCCCAGGCCAGCTACGACCAGGCCGTTGCCTCCAAACGCCAGAACGAAGCCCTGCTGGCCACCGCGCGCTCGAACTACCAGCGTTCGAACGCGCCGGAGTACCGCCAGTTCGTAGCCAAGACCGATCTGGATACACAACGAAACCAGGTGGCACAGTACGAAAGCGCGGTTGCCGCCAATGAAGCCAGCATGCGCTCGGCGCAGGTGCAGCTGCAGTACACCCGGGTCACCGCACCGATCACCGGTATCGCCGGCATCCGCGCGGTCGACGCCGGCAATGTGGTCAACGCCGGCACCGCACTGGTCACCCTGACCCAGATCCACCCGATCCACGTGCTGTTCAACCTGCCCGAGCGCCAGCTCGGCGACGTGCGCCAGGCGCAGGCCGCCGGCAGCGTGCCGGTGGCCGCGCTGGACCGCGCCGATTCGCACGTGCTCAGTGGCGACGGCAAGCTGGATGTGGTCGACAACCTGATCAGCGCCGACAGCGGCACCTTCAAGGCGCGCGCGGTGTTCGACAACACCGACAACGGCCTGTGGCCGGGCCAGTTCGTCAATGTGCGCATGCAACTGCGCACCATCGGCGGCGGCGTGGTGATCCCGACCCAGGCGGTGCTGCGTGGTCCGGACGGCGAGTACGTCTACGTCGTGCAGGGCGACAACACGGTGAAGATGCAGACCGTGCGCAGTGGCGTGGAAGTCGGCGACAGCCAGGTGCAGATCGCCGAAGGCCTGAAAGGCGGCGAGCGTGTGGTCAGCGAAGGCCAGTTCCGCCTGAAGCCGGGCAGCAAGGTGACCGCGCTGAAGCCGGGCGAAACGCCGGCCGCACCGACCGAGGCCGAACTGAAGGCCGCCGAACAGAAGAGTGGCGGCGGTCGCCGCGGTGGTGGCCCGCGCTGA